From a single Silene latifolia isolate original U9 population chromosome 6, ASM4854445v1, whole genome shotgun sequence genomic region:
- the LOC141587837 gene encoding putative F-box protein At3g47150, with translation MNNNSKNPTNSLNLPYISECKYLPPEIWNRILSILPVKTLLKFRCVCKYWCSIIDNPDFIHMHFQHSQINSGNNKKLLVALEGMGTIGDEGCLFTLRDAETLQNTVLILSKSVRYRYRIINSCNGLLLVRRYAGNLENEKIKLWNPSIRKSLMLPTCPFYRPCWYLFGFAPDS, from the coding sequence ATGAATAATAACAGTAAGAATCCCACAAATTCATTGAATTTGCCCTACATTTCAGAATGCAAGTACTTACCACCCGAAATTTGGAACCGTATTTTGTCAATATTACCGGTGAAAACCCTATTAAAATTCAGGTGTGTATGTAAATATTGGTGCTCTATTATCGATAATCCTGatttcattcacatgcatttccaacattcccaaatCAATTCTGGGAATAATAAAAAACTATTAGTAGCTCTCGAGGGTATGGGAACTATTGGAGATGAAGGATGTTTGTTTACACTTCGTGATGCTGAAACTCTTCAAAATACCGTTCTTATTTTAAGTAAATCTGTTCGGTATAGGTACCGTATTATAAATAGCTGTAATGGGTTGCTCTTAGTTCGACGATATGCTGGTAATCTTGAAAATGAAAAAATCAAATTGTGGAACCCTTCTATTCGCAAATCATTGATGCTTCCCACTTGCCCGTTCTACCGTCCTTGTTGGTATTTGTTTGGGTTCGCACCTGATAGTTAG